The genomic region TCGTCCTCGACGCCATAGGGGCGCGTGTCGAGATCGATGAAGCGGCCCCAATCCATGGCGCGTCCTGGTCCCATCGCTCGGAAGCCGGTCAGTGCGTTGTGGTCGGGATTGTTGGGATCGGGAAAGATCTGCAGCAGCATGTTGGCCGCGTCGTTCAGCCGGTAGCCGGGGCGGATCATGGAGTGCCCGAGCCGGTAGGCCGCGACCGAGAACTCGACCGGCATGAACGGATAGGTCTTCCAATGGTAGTAAGCGAGCTTGCCGCGGTCGTAGCGACCCGCGGTCTTCAGCTGGTCCAGCACGCTGGCGTGGACGATGCGCGGCAGGAAGTCGTTCAGCACCACGTACTGATAGTGGAATCGAACGCGCTGCTGCACCTCTTCGAACGACAGGCTGTCATTGTCGTCGACCATGCGGTTGTGAAAGCGCAGCATCAAGGCTTGAAACTGCGAGACAATGCTGTTCTCGTCGTTGCGGGGATCGCCGATCAGCGCGCGGCCCTTGAAGCGCGGCAGATCGACTGCATCGGGCACGCCCGCCCCGGTGACCTTCTCGCCGAGCCGGAACTTGATGTCGTCATACATGTAGGGCTGGTCGTTCGGGCCGCGGCCGTAGACATTGTCCATGTCGAGTGACGGCGTGCGGAAGTCGACGAGCCCGTCGGGGTCCTGCTGCTTGGTCAGCGAGCTGACCGGATCGAAGGTGATGTCGTGGTCGATGAACTGGCCAAAATAAGTGTAGAGCGAGGGAATGCCGCTCTCTTCCGCATCCGGCCCGTCCTTCGGCCCGTCGAAGCCGGCGACCATCTTGTCGGCGAGCGCCGACAGGTTTGCGACAGCGTCGGAATCGTTCGGGCCGAATTTGGCCGGTGCGAGCTTGCGGAACATGCGGCCGAAGCGGCCTTGCGAAAGCGGCGAACGCGTTGCGTTCAGACCGCGCGGAACAATTGCGTGGCGGCTGCTCATTGAAACACCTTCCTGAAAAGTCGAATGGAAAGATCGGGCTAAGGTTTCTCGCGCTGGAGTTTGCAGCCTAGGCGCGATCACGCCTGCCACGAGCGAGATGGATCACAATTGCCCGGTATCGAAATTTTCGGAAGGTGCGCCTTGGCCCGCAAGCCACGGCTGCGCATCGTGAATTTCTCGGTGCTGATGACGGATAACATTCTCGTCATCGACGGACGCAAGCGGCTTCGCACAGTTTCAATTCGCCGGCACGTCGGCGGAGCGGGTCGTCTTCACGCAAAAATTGTGGCGGCGCGCGCGTCATACGCGCACGCCGCCAATTCGTCAGTAGTCGCGCTGCTGCGAGAACGCGTAGCGCGGGTTGATGCCGCAATAGGACGACGTGCCGGAGGCGGTAGCGAGGCACTGCTGATAGCTGGCGAACTGGCAATTGCCGGGGTAACCCCACGAGCGGCCCTGGATGCAATATCGATCGTTCGCAGGATGTGCCTGGGCTGCCGGGGATGCTACGGCGAGCAGGGCCGCGAGCGATGCGAGAGTGAGGATGGTGCGACGCATGTCAGTCTCCTTCGAGAGCGAGTGGGTGGGAATGCCAGCGAGCCTGGCTCGTCTGTTGCGCAGTCATGCCTGTATTGGTGTCGCCAGAATGCTTTGCGTTCGCGACAAGGCACATCATGACGCAGCCTGCTGCCGGCAATGTGATCTCGGCCACAGTTCACCATGGGGTTCGAGCCTATCGTGAACGGACTTGCACGCGTCGATCCCGCAGAAATACGCTTGCCTTATTCGGATCAGGTATTTTGGAGGTTCTAATGCAGAAATCATACTTGCTGGCTGCGACAGCAGCGCTGGCGCTTCTCATGCAGGCACCGCTCGCGTTGGCGCAGGGCGCACCAGCCGCCGCCGGAACCGCGGCGTCTGCGACGACAACCGCCGCGCCGGCAACGACGACGACCGCGCCGGGCGCAACCAGCGACACCTCCAGCCAGCCGACCGACTCCAAAAAGAGTGCGTCGAAGAAGCCGGCGAAGAAGAAGATGACGCGGCAGCAGGAGATCGATCACTCGGTCGACAGCGGCACGGTGCCCGCGCGCTACCGCAGCTCGGTGCCGAAGCAATACCAACAATACATTCCGTTCGATAAGCAGTGACGGATCGCACGGCAGCGCGGCGTGATCGGGCATCGCGCCGCCAATGCCATCGCGTGAAATAGGACCTTGGCCGGACGGAATCCGGCCATACATCCCCAGTGGCGGTCCGCGCGAGCGGTGCTAGAGTAGGTCGAAGCCTGGGGGGAGTAATGAGTGACGACGTGAAGGATGCTGGCCTCGTGGCGATGATCAGCAGCATCCTGGGAGGCAACAGGCGCGCCGCAGACAGTGTTGCGCCGCCGCCGGTCATCGAGGTTCCGCCGCCGACCGCGCCGACGAACGGATTTGAGCTGGTCGAGCTGCCCGCCGCCGATACGCCGGCGGCCAACCTCGAGGACAAGCCCGAAACAAATTCCGAGAACGCGCTCGATGCGGCGCTGGCCCCCGCGAAGTCAGTCGAGCCGCCAGCGAAGATCGCCACGACACCTGATGGCAAGCAGTTGCTGCCTGCTGAAGCGATCGCCGATCTCGTCCTGGGTGAGCTGCGCAAGCTCGAGAATTTTCCGGCGACCGGCGCCTCCGTCACGGTCTACGGCTACAGGCACTGGAACGCGATGATCACCTTCGCGCCGTTCTCGACCACGTTCCGGGATGCCACGCGGTTCCGGCAGGCCATGCCGGACATCGTTTTCAAGCTGCGCCGTTTCGTCGTACTTGAGATATGATCCGGGATGATCGCCAGCTTCTGCCCGCCGCGATTGCTTGCGGCGCGAAGGCGCGGGCCGTGAGCCCGAACAGTTCGACAGGATTTTCGACTTGAGCGTTGCCTTTACCAAGGAAGAGAGCGCGGAAACCGCCGCCGAGACGCTGTTGCCGGATCGGCCGATCTCGCCGCATCCAAATCTCGTGACGGAAGCAGGCTTGCAGGCGTTGCAAAAGCAGCTTCAGGACGCGCGCGAGGCCTATGAAGCCGCGCAAGCCATCGAGGACGTCAACGAAAAGCGCCGGCAGTCGGCGGTGCCCTTGCGTGACGCCCGCTATCTCACCGAACGGCTGCGCACGGCGCAGGTCATTCCCGCCCCGGCCTCGACCGATGTCGTCGCCTTCGGCAGCACGGTGACGTTCAGCCGCGCCGATGGCCGCGTGCAAACCTATCGCATCGTCGGCGAGGACGAAGCCGATCCCAAGGCCGGCACGATCTCATTTGTGGCACCGGTGGCGAAGTCGTTGATGGGGAAGGCGGTCGGGGATGTCGTGGGATCGGGTGCGCAGGAGATCGAGATTTTGTCGATTGAGTAGGGGGCGTTTATCGATGGTTTCCGCTGTGTCCGCGCAACAAGGCGCGATAGCTGGATGAGGCGGTTTCTGTCGGGAGCATTGCCGTTTTACGCGCTGGCTGGGTTGGCCATGTGCATGTACCTCGTCCTGTACAGGACAAATCTCTTCGACCTGAACGCCATCGTCCAGGATGCGACCGGCTCGGCGTGGTTTCCGGCCTTCATATTCGTCTGCGTGCTGCTGGAGGCGGTCTTCCCGTATTTTGGCTATTTCCCCGGAACCGCTCTCATCCTGATGTCCGTGGCGCTCAATCCAAAGCCCGCGGACGTCTCCGTTTTCATCGTGGCGTGGTTGGCCATCATCCTGGGCGCCGTTCTGAGCTACGGACAGGCTCGTTTTTTCAGACCGCTGTTGCAGCGGATTGCCTCAAAGGCGGCACTGAACCGGTGTGAGTCCCTCCTCGACGCCTACGGTCCTTACGCGCGAATTGCGCTGTTCGTTCATCCCAACGCCTGCGCGATGTATTTCACGGCACTCGGACTCCTCGGCCGCAACCTGACGCGCGAGCTCGCCTATCTCGGCGTGGGCGCAGCAGCCTCTGTGGGCATTCTGTTCGTCGTGGTGACCAGACTTGTGTCGTCCGTAGGCACCACGGACGATGGAGAATTGCAGCTGCTGCTGGCCGCAGCGCTGGTTACTATCGGCACCCTGGTCGGTTTGTACGCAGCCTGGCGACCGGCGCGGGTTGCGTGAAGCTTGATGCGATCGCGCTTCAGGTCCCCCGCGATGATGCCATCATGCCGGTGTTTTGCCCGACGAGTCAAATTATATTTCGGAAAAGTCGCAATCCTGTAACTCATTGATCCGACTGAGGTCGGCTACTGTGCATGGGGTTGTTTTCGCTGTTTTTGATTTGGACGGGTGAAGACAGCCGCCGAGCGTCGGTTATCGTCCGCAACAAATTATGGTTCAGGAAGGTGAATGGTGGGCGCACAAGGGATCGAACCTTGGACCTCTCCCGTGTGAACCACAATCGGTAGTCCCTAGCCAACCCGAGCCAGCCATAGTAAAAAGTAGATAAGCCTATGCATCGTATGGTATTTCGCCATATGCGACCATAATAGGCCACAACTGACCAAACTACATTTTGTATGCCCCCGCTGTGCCCCCGTGCCATCTTCCCTTGGGGCACACAAATCGGGGAGGGTCTGTGCCCCCTCTGTTCTTCAAGGGCCGTCCTTCCACGCTGGTGTGCCCCGAGGCGGAAAAAGCGAAGGAAAGTCAATGATCACTTTCCCTCGCTTCGATGGTCCCGGCGGCTGCGGGGCACACGGCGACAGGGAGCACAGGGACCATGCCGGAGCCGACCAACCAGCTGACACTCACCGATGCCGTAATCCGCAACGCGACGTTGCCGCCGGGTAAGGCGCAGCATTATCTCCACGACGACAAGTTGCCCGGCCTCGCGCTGCGCATGCGCGCGACCGGTGGCCGGACCTGGGTCTACCTTTTCACCAAGCCGGGGGTGAGGGGGACCCAGCGCAAGACCCTCGGCGCCTGGCCCAAATATAATGAGAAGGCAGCGCGCAAGGCCGCCACCATCGCCGCGGGCGAGGTCTTCAAGGGCGTGGATCCGAACGACGCCAAGCGCGAGGCGAGGCGGCAACAGGCAGCCGAGAAGCAGCGCACCACGCTAACCACCCTCATTGTTGAAGATGGTCCCTACCAGGCGTCCTTGACCGGACGCCAAGTCGTCAACTGGAAGCCAGCAATGTCGGCGCTGCGGCGCGGGCTCAAGGAACACGCCGAGAGCGCCGTCGGAGACCTGACGCGGCGGCAGATCATGGCGGCCGTCGACAAGATTGCCAAGACCGGCAAGCGTGGGGCGGCCAAGGACCTGCGCAAGCACACCCACACCTTCCTCGAATGGTGCGTCGGCGAAGGTTATGTCGACCACAATGTGCTCGCTGGTTATCGCGAGCCGAAGGAAACCCGGGCGCAGCGGAGCTTGCGCCGCACCAAGGGACGCGCGCTGAGCGATGACGAGATCATCAAGGTCTGGCAGGCATCCGGCAAGCTCGGGACTTTCGGGCTTCTGGTACGGATGTGCCTACTGGGCGGCCCGCGCCGCAGCGAGCCAACCATGATCGAGTGGTCGAAGCATGTCATGGACGACCGCATCACCTTCGATGCCACGTGGACCAAGATGGGCCTGCACCACGACCTGCCGCGCACCCATCTCGTTGACGAGGTGCTCGCGGCCGCGAAACATTTCCAGCGGGCAACCTCCGACTATGTCTTCCCATCACCAAAGACCGGCGGCCAGATGTCCGGCTTCACCAAGATGGTCAACCGCTTGGTCAAGGAAGCGAGCGTCGCCAGGTTCACCATGCATGACTTAAGGCGCAGCTTACGCACCATCATGTCACGCTGTGGCTACGACAACGAAATCCAGCGGCTGTGTGTTGGACAGAAGCCAAGCGGAATCGATCAGGTCTACAATCACGACGAACAGTGGATCATCCGCAAGATGGCGTTCGAAGCGGCTCACGACTACATTGCGGAGTTGGTCGGCGCGAAACGGGTCGGCAAAATCGTGCGTCTGCAGCGGACGAATCCGCTTGACCCGATCAAGGCCGAGCTCCTCGGCCGTCTCCGTGAGCATTTTGCGGCTGAGGCGTCTTAGTGGTCTTATCGCACTTGGCCAGATAGTCGCGCACCGCATCGACACGATAGAGCGGGCGGCCATCGACGTAGCGCCATTTCAGCGGGTGGTTCGGATCACGCCGCCACTGCTCCAGTGCGCCAGGCGTGCGCCGGATAACCGCGGCCGCCTCTAATGCCGTTAAATTGGAGCTGGCCGGCAGCGCATCGATATCGAACGTCGCGGGCGGCGGCACGCCGCGATTCTTGCGACGCCGCTTTGTGGAAGGCGGCATCTCACCACTACTTGGCGGCCCTATCGCCTCGGTCGGAGGCTTTTCGTTTTCACCGTTCATGCCTCCGCCCCAAACCCTGATCCGGTTTGACGCAATAAGATCGCAGACGTCAGCAGCAATACAGAAATCGAGGGCGCAGGTATGGCTGCTGGGTAGGTGTGGCGTACAAATAGGACGAATCGTGCCTGTTTTCGGAGGGCTTCCCGATTAATCAAAATCCTTGCCCAAGCTCGGGGGCGCCTGGATAGTACGTTAGAATAAGCGCCAGCCTTTGGAGCCAAGATGAATTT from Bradyrhizobium lupini harbors:
- a CDS encoding heme peroxidase family protein, whose product is MSSRHAIVPRGLNATRSPLSQGRFGRMFRKLAPAKFGPNDSDAVANLSALADKMVAGFDGPKDGPDAEESGIPSLYTYFGQFIDHDITFDPVSSLTKQQDPDGLVDFRTPSLDMDNVYGRGPNDQPYMYDDIKFRLGEKVTGAGVPDAVDLPRFKGRALIGDPRNDENSIVSQFQALMLRFHNRMVDDNDSLSFEEVQQRVRFHYQYVVLNDFLPRIVHASVLDQLKTAGRYDRGKLAYYHWKTYPFMPVEFSVAAYRLGHSMIRPGYRLNDAANMLLQIFPDPNNPDHNALTGFRAMGPGRAMDWGRFIDLDTRPYGVEDDDANPDNKRRLQFAYRIDASLVDPLRKLPPEVASNPASLALRNLERSWRLGLPSGQAVAKAMKLTPLTDDEIIIGKAVDEPGPGDPQVKIASIANGVFADNCPLWAYILAEARQNATDMQISATGGPATVKTPQLGPVGGRIVAEVFLGMMFGDNSSVLSLDPQWTPVTGSSFALKDLVAYALGQGDPLH
- a CDS encoding DUF3551 domain-containing protein; translated protein: MRRTILTLASLAALLAVASPAAQAHPANDRYCIQGRSWGYPGNCQFASYQQCLATASGTSSYCGINPRYAFSQQRDY
- the greA gene encoding transcription elongation factor GreA, with product MSVAFTKEESAETAAETLLPDRPISPHPNLVTEAGLQALQKQLQDAREAYEAAQAIEDVNEKRRQSAVPLRDARYLTERLRTAQVIPAPASTDVVAFGSTVTFSRADGRVQTYRIVGEDEADPKAGTISFVAPVAKSLMGKAVGDVVGSGAQEIEILSIE
- a CDS encoding integrase arm-type DNA-binding domain-containing protein; the protein is MPEPTNQLTLTDAVIRNATLPPGKAQHYLHDDKLPGLALRMRATGGRTWVYLFTKPGVRGTQRKTLGAWPKYNEKAARKAATIAAGEVFKGVDPNDAKREARRQQAAEKQRTTLTTLIVEDGPYQASLTGRQVVNWKPAMSALRRGLKEHAESAVGDLTRRQIMAAVDKIAKTGKRGAAKDLRKHTHTFLEWCVGEGYVDHNVLAGYREPKETRAQRSLRRTKGRALSDDEIIKVWQASGKLGTFGLLVRMCLLGGPRRSEPTMIEWSKHVMDDRITFDATWTKMGLHHDLPRTHLVDEVLAAAKHFQRATSDYVFPSPKTGGQMSGFTKMVNRLVKEASVARFTMHDLRRSLRTIMSRCGYDNEIQRLCVGQKPSGIDQVYNHDEQWIIRKMAFEAAHDYIAELVGAKRVGKIVRLQRTNPLDPIKAELLGRLREHFAAEAS